The DNA window CCTCCATACTGATCGAAGCTCCCTTCATTGCTTACCGCTGAAGATTGGCCTGAATAGGTAGGTTCTGCTGGCAAAGAGGTTTCATAAGCCTTTGGCGCAAACTGGTCTGTTCTCTCAGCACTTCCTGAAGATGAGACGTGAACCGCTGCAAAGACGCAAATCtctgacctaaaaaaaaaacacacaacttcAGTTGTCACACCTACTGaatacaaaaaattacaaaaaaaatcttttgcacAGTACTTACATAGATGATAACTATGAGTaacatctgcactatttttcTCAAGTCTTAGCAGCTCCAAGTCCAATTTCACCTGCAATGCATACATTTATGACACGCTTGATGTTATCAGTACTTTCAGgagtatgaacacacacaatattatatatTGAACCGAGGCTCAAAATAGGATGTTTTTCAACCTGATCAATCtcttgtttgattttattcatttgctcGGTTTGAAGCAGGAGAGAAGAAAATATCTCTGGCTCTCGTGGTACATCATCAAGCTCTTTCTGTAGAAGAAAACTGAaatgtgttaataaaaaaatctcagctATAGATCACATCAGAGTATAAATCTAAATGCAGCTGCTCACCTGAGACATTGTGCCTGAGGCTACACATCTCGCCAGGACTTTAGCTGCCGGAGTCACTGAGTGAGGATTTAGTTCCCAAGTGTCCATGAAGGAAGAATatgatttttctattttaacCTAATCTGAAAGCGGACAGTCTGATGATCCGAAGTCTGTAACAAACAATAAAGTCAGTCTAcggtggtgttgttttttttttgtggtactTAAAgatagctagttagctagttgTACTTAGCTGTAACTAGCTAACTTACTGACTTTATCCGC is part of the Tachysurus fulvidraco isolate hzauxx_2018 chromosome 12, HZAU_PFXX_2.0, whole genome shotgun sequence genome and encodes:
- the haus2 gene encoding HAUS augmin-like complex subunit 2 isoform X2 → MDTWELNPHSVTPAAKVLARCVASGTMSQKELDDVPREPEIFSSLLLQTEQMNKIKQEIDQVKLDLELLRLEKNSADVTHSYHLCQRFASLQRFTSHLQEVLREQTSLRQRLMKPLCQQNLPIQANLQRYVVTLMAMVVEFIENLEMKIKMVNSIPTTDESIHNLVG
- the haus2 gene encoding HAUS augmin-like complex subunit 2 isoform X1, producing MDTWELNPHSVTPAAKVLARCVASGTMSQKELDDVPREPEIFSSLLLQTEQMNKIKQEIDQVKLDLELLRLEKNSADVTHSYHLCQRFASLQRFTSHLQEVLREQTSLRQRLMKPLCQQNLPIQANLQRYVVTLMAMVVEFIENLEMKIKMVNSIPTTDESIHNLSNGMTQLLAQVTEVESLTKQVLQQSRNPKAMSN